The proteins below come from a single Candidatus Cloacimonadota bacterium genomic window:
- a CDS encoding GNAT family N-acetyltransferase codes for MLDAFKNSYYVTAYHDGTLIAFARAITDGHYYTSIFDVIVNPQHQKNGIAKEMMKMLRAVSVKELNSIAGIRTTSSYPCLWIYKGSLSFNTLVQ; via the coding sequence ATTCTGGATGCATTTAAGAATTCCTATTATGTTACCGCCTATCACGATGGTACGCTGATCGCTTTTGCCCGTGCAATTACCGATGGTCACTATTATACAAGTATTTTTGATGTGATAGTGAATCCCCAACATCAGAAAAATGGCATCGCTAAGGAGATGATGAAGATGCTACGAGCAGTTTCAGTTAAGGAACTTAACTCTATTGCCGGTATCAGAACAACATCTTCATATCCTTGTTTATGGATATATAAAGGTTCTCTTTCGTTTAATACTCTAGTCCAATAA